Proteins from a single region of Drosophila biarmipes strain raj3 chromosome 3R, RU_DBia_V1.1, whole genome shotgun sequence:
- the LOC108031442 gene encoding uncharacterized protein LOC108031442 isoform X2, with translation MSSARFARSGRVRICILMTMFIVLIMMIVIYQMSQHQLDESRAFQEGLSVQMQSLNAEKLTAEKRMSLLRTEKMSLQEKYEGQLAEAVQKQQETERALQEKFDAQVEKYKLLEFKYADLEAECLKSKKKHIEDTNAFDQKLQKVLADLHKDKASKEHEVAAWKEKLDKQQREEEHKIHTLEATIAEFKTNCNYVPKAQPAEAPAHDHQQQQLNKPAEQMPTTHNSNPAQLAHSIEKPRNEKSFDAQVQVSEGLYRIGGGIVPKSLNEKQQQEEPQLSGGPVSPLSAPRKSSTQASVSGPVAKKAGNAPDASVAPKVSSSSGLPPLAVPPAKPDRKLPENVAPIPDNFEDKADTKGEGVDVDTAAEELPKNENNNRYANAVNELESNKNLGVAPKPLEDSGAHEVKDALNEPSFNLPAAGGAGQNFFDGELPAPGPGPVPDEPAKQMAEAAGAGGGGDGDDDDDVGDVAVKQPQHLLDSDNLNNEIVADQGKEFAEGIHLEDGMDEDQDEDDYSNVAARKKGGEVIRH, from the exons TGGACGAGAGCCGCGCCTTCCAAGAGGGCCTCAGTGTCCAGATGCAAT CCCTCAATGCCGAGAAACTGACCGCCGAGAAGAGGATGAGCCTGCTGCGCACGGAGAAGATGAGCCTGCAGGAGAAGTACGAGGGTCAGCTGGCGGAGGCCGTGCAAAAGCAGCAGGAAACGGAACGCGCCCTCCAGGAGAAGTTCGACGCCCAGGTGGAGAAGTACAAGCTGCTGGAGTTCAAGTACGCCGACCTGGAGGCCGAGTGCCTCAAGAGCAAGAAGAAACACATCGAGGACACGAACGCGTTCGACCAGAAGCTGCAAAAGGTCCTGGCCGATTTGCACAAGGACAAGGCCAGCAAGGAGCACGAGGTGGCCGCCTGGAAG GAAAAGTTGGACAAGCAACAGCGCGAGGAAGAGCACAAGATCCACACGCTGGAGGCCACAATCGCTGAGTTCAAGACGAACTGCAACTATGTGCCCAAGGCTCAGCCCGCCGAGGCCCCGGCCCAtgaccaccagcagcagcagctgaacAAGCCCGCCGAGCAGATGCCCACCACCCACAACTCCAATCCCGCCCAGCTGGCGCACAGCATTGAAAAGCCGCGCAACGAGAAGTCCTTCGATGCCCAAGTGCAAGTGAGTGAAGGCCTCTACAGGATCGGCGGCGGG ATTGTGCCCAAATCGCTCAAtgagaagcagcagcaggaggagcctCAGCTGTCCGGCGGTCCTGTTTCCCCGCTGAGTGCTCCCCGCAAGAGCAGCACGCAGGCCTCTGTGAGCGGCCCGGTTGCCAAGAAGGCCGGCAATGCTCCGGATGCGTCGGTGGCTCCAAAggtgagcagcagcagcggcctTCCCCCTCTGGCAGTACCGCCAGCCAAGCCAGATCGCAAACTTCCCGAAAACGTAGCTCCCATACCCGACAATTTTGAGGACAAGGCGGACACCAAGGGCGAAGGTGTCGATGTGGATACTGCCGCCGAAGAGCTGCCCAAGAACGAGAACAACAATCGTTACGCAAACGCTGTAAATGAGCTGGAGAGCAACAAGAACCTTGGTGTCGCACCCAAGCCCCTAGAGGATTCGGGCGCCCACGAGGTTAAAGACGCGTTAAATGAGCCCAGCTTTAATTTGCCAGCAGCGGGTGGAGCCGGCCAGAACTTCTTCGATGGCGAGCTGCCGGCTCCTGGTCCCGGGCCCGTACCCGACGAGCCGGCCAAGCAGATGGCCGAGGCAGCCGGTGCTGGCGGCGGTGGTGATGGtgacgatgacgacgatgTGGGCGATGTGGCCGTTAAGCAGCCACAGCATCTACTCGACTCTGACAATCTTAACAACGAAATCGTGGCTGACCAGGGCAAGGAATTTGCCGAAGGCATCCATCTGGAGGACGGCATGGATGAAGATCAAGATG AGGACGACTACTCCAATGTTGCGGCGCGCAAGAAGGGAGGCGAGGTTATTAGGCATTAA
- the LOC108031442 gene encoding uncharacterized protein LOC108031442 isoform X3, with amino-acid sequence MSSARFARSGRVRICILMTMFIVLIMMIVIYQMSQHQLDESRAFQEGLSVQMQSLNAEKLTAEKRMSLLRTEKMSLQEKYEGQLAEAVQKQQETERALQEKFDAQVEKYKLLEFKYADLEAECLKSKKKHIEDTNAFDQKLQKVLADLHKDKASKEHEVAAWKEKLDKQQREEEHKIHTLEATIAEFKTNCNYVPKAQPAEAPAHDHQQQQLNKPAEQMPTTHNSNPAQLAHSIEKPRNEKSFDAQVQIVPKSLNEKQQQEEPQLSGGPVSPLSAPRKSSTQASVSGPVAKKAGNAPDASVAPKVSSSSGLPPLAVPPAKPDRKLPENVAPIPDNFEDKADTKGEGVDVDTAAEELPKNENNNRYANAVNELESNKNLGVAPKPLEDSGAHEVKDALNEPSFNLPAAGGAGQNFFDGELPAPGPGPVPDEPAKQMAEAAGAGGGGDGDDDDDVGDVAVKQPQHLLDSDNLNNEIVADQGKEFAEGIHLEDGMDEDQDEDDYSNVAARKKGGEVIRH; translated from the exons TGGACGAGAGCCGCGCCTTCCAAGAGGGCCTCAGTGTCCAGATGCAAT CCCTCAATGCCGAGAAACTGACCGCCGAGAAGAGGATGAGCCTGCTGCGCACGGAGAAGATGAGCCTGCAGGAGAAGTACGAGGGTCAGCTGGCGGAGGCCGTGCAAAAGCAGCAGGAAACGGAACGCGCCCTCCAGGAGAAGTTCGACGCCCAGGTGGAGAAGTACAAGCTGCTGGAGTTCAAGTACGCCGACCTGGAGGCCGAGTGCCTCAAGAGCAAGAAGAAACACATCGAGGACACGAACGCGTTCGACCAGAAGCTGCAAAAGGTCCTGGCCGATTTGCACAAGGACAAGGCCAGCAAGGAGCACGAGGTGGCCGCCTGGAAG GAAAAGTTGGACAAGCAACAGCGCGAGGAAGAGCACAAGATCCACACGCTGGAGGCCACAATCGCTGAGTTCAAGACGAACTGCAACTATGTGCCCAAGGCTCAGCCCGCCGAGGCCCCGGCCCAtgaccaccagcagcagcagctgaacAAGCCCGCCGAGCAGATGCCCACCACCCACAACTCCAATCCCGCCCAGCTGGCGCACAGCATTGAAAAGCCGCGCAACGAGAAGTCCTTCGATGCCCAAGTGCAA ATTGTGCCCAAATCGCTCAAtgagaagcagcagcaggaggagcctCAGCTGTCCGGCGGTCCTGTTTCCCCGCTGAGTGCTCCCCGCAAGAGCAGCACGCAGGCCTCTGTGAGCGGCCCGGTTGCCAAGAAGGCCGGCAATGCTCCGGATGCGTCGGTGGCTCCAAAggtgagcagcagcagcggcctTCCCCCTCTGGCAGTACCGCCAGCCAAGCCAGATCGCAAACTTCCCGAAAACGTAGCTCCCATACCCGACAATTTTGAGGACAAGGCGGACACCAAGGGCGAAGGTGTCGATGTGGATACTGCCGCCGAAGAGCTGCCCAAGAACGAGAACAACAATCGTTACGCAAACGCTGTAAATGAGCTGGAGAGCAACAAGAACCTTGGTGTCGCACCCAAGCCCCTAGAGGATTCGGGCGCCCACGAGGTTAAAGACGCGTTAAATGAGCCCAGCTTTAATTTGCCAGCAGCGGGTGGAGCCGGCCAGAACTTCTTCGATGGCGAGCTGCCGGCTCCTGGTCCCGGGCCCGTACCCGACGAGCCGGCCAAGCAGATGGCCGAGGCAGCCGGTGCTGGCGGCGGTGGTGATGGtgacgatgacgacgatgTGGGCGATGTGGCCGTTAAGCAGCCACAGCATCTACTCGACTCTGACAATCTTAACAACGAAATCGTGGCTGACCAGGGCAAGGAATTTGCCGAAGGCATCCATCTGGAGGACGGCATGGATGAAGATCAAGATG AGGACGACTACTCCAATGTTGCGGCGCGCAAGAAGGGAGGCGAGGTTATTAGGCATTAA
- the LOC108031442 gene encoding uncharacterized protein LOC108031442 isoform X1 has product MSSARFARSGRVRICILMTMFIVLIMMIVIYQMSQHQLDESRAFQEGLSVQMQSLNAEKLTAEKRMSLLRTEKMSLQEKYEGQLAEAVQKQQETERALQEKFDAQVEKYKLLEFKYADLEAECLKSKKKHIEDTNAFDQKLQKVLADLHKDKASKEHEVAAWKEKLDKQQREEEHKIHTLEATIAEFKTNCNYVPKAQPAEAPAHDHQQQQLNKPAEQMPTTHNSNPAQLAHSIEKPRNEKSFDAQVQVSEGLYRIGGGVNLLATNTNRNQTTAATNDTIKSNGDGTQEQSQQLSPMPFAVRNNHSLILNSVENFQIVPKSLNEKQQQEEPQLSGGPVSPLSAPRKSSTQASVSGPVAKKAGNAPDASVAPKVSSSSGLPPLAVPPAKPDRKLPENVAPIPDNFEDKADTKGEGVDVDTAAEELPKNENNNRYANAVNELESNKNLGVAPKPLEDSGAHEVKDALNEPSFNLPAAGGAGQNFFDGELPAPGPGPVPDEPAKQMAEAAGAGGGGDGDDDDDVGDVAVKQPQHLLDSDNLNNEIVADQGKEFAEGIHLEDGMDEDQDEDDYSNVAARKKGGEVIRH; this is encoded by the exons TGGACGAGAGCCGCGCCTTCCAAGAGGGCCTCAGTGTCCAGATGCAAT CCCTCAATGCCGAGAAACTGACCGCCGAGAAGAGGATGAGCCTGCTGCGCACGGAGAAGATGAGCCTGCAGGAGAAGTACGAGGGTCAGCTGGCGGAGGCCGTGCAAAAGCAGCAGGAAACGGAACGCGCCCTCCAGGAGAAGTTCGACGCCCAGGTGGAGAAGTACAAGCTGCTGGAGTTCAAGTACGCCGACCTGGAGGCCGAGTGCCTCAAGAGCAAGAAGAAACACATCGAGGACACGAACGCGTTCGACCAGAAGCTGCAAAAGGTCCTGGCCGATTTGCACAAGGACAAGGCCAGCAAGGAGCACGAGGTGGCCGCCTGGAAG GAAAAGTTGGACAAGCAACAGCGCGAGGAAGAGCACAAGATCCACACGCTGGAGGCCACAATCGCTGAGTTCAAGACGAACTGCAACTATGTGCCCAAGGCTCAGCCCGCCGAGGCCCCGGCCCAtgaccaccagcagcagcagctgaacAAGCCCGCCGAGCAGATGCCCACCACCCACAACTCCAATCCCGCCCAGCTGGCGCACAGCATTGAAAAGCCGCGCAACGAGAAGTCCTTCGATGCCCAAGTGCAAGTGAGTGAAGGCCTCTACAGGATCGGCGGCGGGGTAAATCTGCTAGCTACTAACACAAACCGAAACCAAACAACCGCTGCTACTAACGACACAATTAAGAGTAATGGTGACGGAACCCAGGAGCAGTCACAGCAGCTGTCTCCCATGCCCTTCGCCGTGCGCAACAACCACAGCCTCATACTAAACTCTGTTGAAAACTTTCAGATTGTGCCCAAATCGCTCAAtgagaagcagcagcaggaggagcctCAGCTGTCCGGCGGTCCTGTTTCCCCGCTGAGTGCTCCCCGCAAGAGCAGCACGCAGGCCTCTGTGAGCGGCCCGGTTGCCAAGAAGGCCGGCAATGCTCCGGATGCGTCGGTGGCTCCAAAggtgagcagcagcagcggcctTCCCCCTCTGGCAGTACCGCCAGCCAAGCCAGATCGCAAACTTCCCGAAAACGTAGCTCCCATACCCGACAATTTTGAGGACAAGGCGGACACCAAGGGCGAAGGTGTCGATGTGGATACTGCCGCCGAAGAGCTGCCCAAGAACGAGAACAACAATCGTTACGCAAACGCTGTAAATGAGCTGGAGAGCAACAAGAACCTTGGTGTCGCACCCAAGCCCCTAGAGGATTCGGGCGCCCACGAGGTTAAAGACGCGTTAAATGAGCCCAGCTTTAATTTGCCAGCAGCGGGTGGAGCCGGCCAGAACTTCTTCGATGGCGAGCTGCCGGCTCCTGGTCCCGGGCCCGTACCCGACGAGCCGGCCAAGCAGATGGCCGAGGCAGCCGGTGCTGGCGGCGGTGGTGATGGtgacgatgacgacgatgTGGGCGATGTGGCCGTTAAGCAGCCACAGCATCTACTCGACTCTGACAATCTTAACAACGAAATCGTGGCTGACCAGGGCAAGGAATTTGCCGAAGGCATCCATCTGGAGGACGGCATGGATGAAGATCAAGATG AGGACGACTACTCCAATGTTGCGGCGCGCAAGAAGGGAGGCGAGGTTATTAGGCATTAA